A genomic window from Rhizobium sp. EC-SD404 includes:
- a CDS encoding DUF4170 domain-containing protein has translation MSEAGQKQLLHLVFGGELATLKEVKFRDLDKLDIVGIFPDYQSALAAWKSKAQLTVDNAHMRYFIVHMHRMLDPETDIVTAVKSTI, from the coding sequence ATGTCTGAAGCAGGACAGAAACAGCTTCTCCACCTGGTTTTCGGCGGCGAACTCGCCACGTTGAAGGAAGTGAAGTTCCGCGATCTCGACAAGCTCGACATCGTCGGCATCTTCCCCGACTACCAGTCGGCGCTGGCCGCCTGGAAGTCGAAGGCGCAGCTGACGGTCGACAACGCCCACATGCGCTATTTCATCGTGCACATGCACCGTATGCTCGATCCGGAGACTGACATCGTCACCGCGGTCAAATCGACGATCTGA
- a CDS encoding patatin-like phospholipase family protein, with protein sequence MSIVNEPSAMTLEMRRRTSEPTVAVAFGGGGARGIAHIHVVEALNDLDIQPVAISGASIGAIIGSAMASGMRGREISEFALATVGNWSEVASRLWKMRPQTISEMFRRKRGQFGQFDIERILHGFLPQAIPQDFADLQIPTKIVVTDYYAQCERICDTGDLYNALGASAAIPAVFRPVIRGGRVLIDGGIYNPVPYDHLLGLADIVIAIDVAGGPCGNEARIPTRMDAIFGANQLMMQSIIAMKLKACPPDIFLRPDVSRFRVLDFPRVAEILAASAPVRDQLKFALDEAFEQHAKAHRGH encoded by the coding sequence ATGAGCATCGTCAACGAGCCATCAGCGATGACGCTGGAAATGCGGCGTCGGACCTCCGAGCCGACGGTCGCCGTCGCGTTCGGTGGCGGCGGCGCGCGCGGAATTGCGCATATCCATGTCGTCGAGGCGTTGAACGATCTCGACATTCAGCCTGTCGCGATTTCCGGCGCATCGATCGGCGCAATCATCGGTTCGGCCATGGCGTCGGGCATGCGGGGCCGCGAGATCAGCGAGTTCGCGCTCGCAACCGTCGGCAACTGGTCGGAAGTGGCGAGCCGGCTGTGGAAGATGCGTCCTCAGACGATCAGCGAGATGTTCCGCCGCAAGCGCGGCCAGTTCGGCCAGTTCGATATCGAACGCATCCTGCACGGCTTCCTGCCGCAGGCGATCCCTCAGGATTTCGCCGACCTTCAGATCCCGACGAAGATCGTCGTGACCGACTATTACGCCCAATGCGAGCGGATCTGCGACACCGGCGATCTCTACAATGCGCTCGGTGCCTCGGCTGCCATACCGGCCGTCTTCCGCCCCGTCATTCGCGGCGGCCGTGTGCTGATCGATGGCGGGATCTACAATCCCGTGCCTTATGATCATTTGCTGGGTCTGGCTGACATCGTCATCGCCATCGACGTCGCGGGCGGACCTTGCGGCAACGAGGCGCGCATTCCGACCCGCATGGATGCGATTTTCGGCGCCAACCAGCTGATGATGCAGTCGATCATTGCGATGAAGCTGAAGGCATGCCCGCCGGACATTTTCCTGCGGCCCGACGTCAGCCGTTTCCGCGTGCTCGATTTCCCGAGGGTGGCGGAGATTCTTGCCGCTTCGGCGCCGGTGCGCGATCAGCTGAAATTCGCGCTGGACGAGGCTTTCGAGCAGCATGCGAAGGCCCACCGCGGCCATTGA
- a CDS encoding TldD/PmbA family protein, with the protein MPGRHNASGVSMIDTSALEKEAARLVELAKSAGADAADAVVARGRSKSVSVRLGKVEGTNAAESDDFSLRVFVGKKVASVSAGPGADLAELAERAVAMARVSPEDAYAGLADPENLAHEIIDLDRFDPTDISASELTEAALAAEAAALAVDGVSNSSGAGASAGMGGMVLVTSHGFSGSFMATRFGRSVSVIAGEGTKMERDYDFDSRLFAAELDSPELIGKRAGERTVRRVAPRQAETGRNITVVFDPRVARGFVGHVASAINGASVARKTSFLRDKMGKQVMKAGIMITDDPLIHRGPASQPFDGEGVRGARMTMIDDGVLANWFLSSSTARELGLKTNGRGVRSGSNVNPGSTNLALEPGDMSPEDMIRQIGTGFYVTELIGHGVDMLTGEYSRGASGFWIENGEIAYPVAEVTIASNLKDMFMRLTPANDIDRKFGTAAPTIAIAGMTLAGR; encoded by the coding sequence ATGCCGGGACGGCACAACGCTTCAGGAGTTTCGATGATCGATACGAGCGCGCTGGAAAAGGAAGCCGCGAGGCTCGTCGAGCTTGCCAAGAGCGCCGGAGCCGATGCGGCGGACGCGGTCGTTGCGCGCGGGCGCTCCAAGTCGGTCTCGGTGAGGCTCGGCAAGGTCGAAGGCACGAATGCCGCCGAAAGCGACGATTTCTCCCTTCGGGTCTTTGTCGGCAAAAAGGTCGCCAGCGTATCCGCCGGCCCCGGCGCGGATCTGGCAGAACTTGCCGAGCGCGCGGTCGCCATGGCCCGCGTGTCACCGGAAGATGCCTATGCAGGCCTCGCCGATCCTGAAAATCTCGCCCATGAGATCATCGACCTCGACCGCTTCGATCCGACGGATATTTCGGCGAGCGAATTGACCGAAGCGGCCCTGGCCGCGGAGGCGGCGGCGTTGGCGGTGGACGGCGTCAGCAATTCCTCAGGTGCGGGTGCATCGGCCGGCATGGGCGGAATGGTGCTCGTCACGTCGCACGGATTTTCCGGTTCCTTCATGGCCACGCGCTTCGGCCGTTCGGTCAGCGTCATCGCCGGCGAAGGCACAAAGATGGAGCGCGATTACGATTTCGACAGCCGGCTCTTCGCCGCCGAACTCGACAGTCCCGAACTCATCGGGAAGCGGGCCGGCGAGCGCACGGTCCGACGCGTGGCGCCGCGCCAGGCAGAGACCGGTCGCAACATCACCGTTGTCTTCGATCCGCGGGTTGCACGGGGCTTCGTCGGCCACGTGGCCAGCGCGATCAATGGCGCGTCGGTTGCGCGAAAGACGAGCTTCCTGCGCGACAAGATGGGCAAGCAGGTGATGAAGGCCGGCATCATGATCACCGACGATCCGTTGATCCATCGCGGCCCCGCGTCCCAGCCATTCGATGGCGAAGGCGTGCGCGGTGCGAGGATGACGATGATCGACGATGGCGTTCTGGCAAACTGGTTCCTCTCCAGCTCGACGGCGCGCGAACTCGGCCTGAAGACCAACGGGCGCGGTGTTCGCAGCGGCAGCAACGTCAATCCGGGCTCGACCAACCTTGCGCTCGAGCCGGGAGACATGTCGCCGGAAGATATGATCCGTCAGATCGGCACCGGTTTCTACGTCACCGAACTGATCGGGCATGGTGTCGACATGCTCACCGGCGAATACAGCCGCGGCGCCAGCGGCTTCTGGATCGAGAACGGTGAGATTGCCTATCCCGTCGCCGAAGTTACCATCGCCTCGAACTTGAAAGACATGTTCATGCGGCTGACGCCCGCCAACGACATCGACCGCAAGTTCGGGACCGCCGCTCCAACAATTGCAATCGCAGGAATGACGCTTGCCGGCCGATAA
- the rsmD gene encoding 16S rRNA (guanine(966)-N(2))-methyltransferase RsmD, with amino-acid sequence MRIVGGEFGGRSLKAPRSDAIRPTSDRTRESLFNILAHAYPGAVEGARVLELFAGTGAVGLEALSRGASSAIFVEQSVEGRALIQANIEAFGLMGRTKIFRRNATALGACRGLEPYSFIFADPPYGRGLGEAALNGAAVDGWIADGALVLLEERSDQSPELSRSFFPLESRVFGETSIHFYRYEPGRNGS; translated from the coding sequence ATGCGGATCGTCGGCGGTGAATTCGGCGGGCGGTCACTGAAGGCGCCCCGTTCCGACGCCATCCGCCCGACCAGCGATCGAACCCGTGAGAGCCTGTTCAACATTCTCGCCCACGCCTATCCGGGCGCGGTCGAGGGTGCACGCGTGCTGGAACTCTTCGCCGGCACCGGCGCAGTCGGGCTCGAAGCCCTGTCGCGCGGAGCGTCATCGGCGATTTTCGTGGAGCAATCCGTTGAAGGCCGCGCCCTGATCCAAGCGAACATCGAGGCATTCGGCCTAATGGGCCGCACCAAGATTTTCCGGCGCAACGCAACCGCGCTCGGCGCATGCCGTGGTCTGGAGCCCTACAGCTTCATCTTCGCGGATCCGCCCTACGGCAGAGGCCTTGGTGAAGCTGCGTTGAATGGCGCGGCGGTCGACGGATGGATCGCGGACGGCGCACTTGTGCTGCTCGAAGAACGCTCCGATCAGAGCCCCGAGCTGTCGCGTTCATTTTTTCCTCTTGAATCACGTGTATTCGGGGAAACGAGCATTCATTTCTATCGTTACGAGCCGGGACGAAACGGATCATGA
- a CDS encoding 3'(2'),5'-bisphosphate nucleotidase CysQ has translation MPADNAREAASWTADLDLILGAAEEAGRIAMRHFRNAPDVWYKNGGTSPVSAADMAVDSFLKDALLGARPDYGWLSEETVDAADRLTHRDVFVVDPIDGTRAFIEGMDTWCVSIAIVSDGSPVAGVLVAPALAETFSASQIGQAQKNGQVLSVPPIDASQPLRFAAPKPLVEGLSERLGRDVTRMPHIPSLAYRLAMVADGRLDATLVSAKARDWDIAAADLILSRVGGQVMTLSAETIAYNRAETDHGILVAGQAALMPGLAHAVAALHAPAAEH, from the coding sequence TTGCCGGCCGATAATGCCCGCGAAGCCGCCTCTTGGACGGCCGATCTCGACCTGATCCTCGGTGCAGCCGAGGAGGCGGGACGCATTGCCATGCGCCATTTCCGCAATGCTCCGGACGTCTGGTACAAGAACGGCGGAACCTCGCCGGTGTCGGCGGCGGACATGGCGGTCGACAGCTTCCTGAAGGATGCACTGCTTGGAGCCCGGCCCGACTATGGCTGGCTTTCCGAAGAAACGGTGGATGCCGCGGACCGGCTGACGCATCGTGACGTGTTCGTCGTCGACCCGATCGACGGCACGCGCGCCTTCATCGAAGGCATGGACACCTGGTGCGTGTCCATCGCGATCGTGTCCGACGGCAGTCCCGTGGCGGGTGTTCTCGTCGCACCAGCGCTGGCGGAGACATTTTCGGCCTCGCAGATCGGCCAGGCGCAGAAGAATGGTCAAGTGCTCTCCGTCCCGCCGATTGATGCCAGCCAGCCATTGCGGTTCGCCGCGCCCAAGCCGCTGGTCGAAGGCCTTTCCGAACGCCTCGGCCGGGATGTGACGCGCATGCCGCATATTCCGTCGCTCGCCTATCGGCTGGCCATGGTGGCCGACGGCCGGCTCGACGCGACGCTCGTCAGTGCCAAAGCGCGCGACTGGGACATCGCTGCCGCAGATCTCATTCTATCGCGTGTCGGCGGTCAGGTGATGACGCTTTCGGCCGAAACGATCGCCTATAACCGAGCCGAGACCGACCATGGTATCCTCGTCGCAGGCCAGGCAGCACTCATGCCGGGGCTTGCGCATGCTGTGGCTGCGCTCCACGCGCCGGCTGCCGAGCATTGA
- a CDS encoding VOC family protein, with translation MAGPFHLAFPIRDIEETRSFYRDVLGCAIGRESETWIDFDLFGHQMSGHVRPSARDTGAEGSGTVDGKAVPIPHFGAVLTMDEWRALAERLKDADGIDWILEPQIRFEGQPGEQATLFIRDPSGNALEFKGFADMDAVFAA, from the coding sequence ATGGCCGGGCCCTTTCATCTCGCCTTTCCGATCCGCGACATCGAAGAGACGCGCAGCTTCTATCGCGACGTGCTCGGCTGCGCGATCGGCCGGGAATCGGAGACATGGATCGATTTCGATCTCTTCGGTCATCAGATGTCCGGCCATGTGCGTCCATCAGCGCGCGACACCGGTGCGGAAGGCAGTGGAACGGTCGACGGCAAGGCAGTGCCCATCCCGCATTTCGGCGCCGTCCTGACCATGGACGAGTGGCGCGCGCTGGCCGAGCGTCTGAAGGACGCGGACGGGATCGACTGGATCCTGGAGCCACAGATCCGCTTTGAGGGCCAACCGGGCGAACAGGCGACGCTGTTCATCCGCGATCCGTCCGGCAACGCGCTGGAATTCAAGGGCTTCGCCGACATGGACGCCGTGTTCGCCGCTTGA